From Coffea arabica cultivar ET-39 chromosome 2e, Coffea Arabica ET-39 HiFi, whole genome shotgun sequence, the proteins below share one genomic window:
- the LOC113732813 gene encoding uncharacterized protein isoform X2: MMSSNYTPIDSQNVTGSVPAAAESSGHVTVKFADTFSKTASGSDDDQQGGWFRTFSIAAYKPYFDVDTSDVVERIIDSLFPFRGSFNEKTADRPDLYGPFWICTSLIFVAASIGTFVTYLSHKLQKKEWDYDINLVTWSAGLFYGYVTIVPVGLYLILKYFSAPSGLVQLFCLYGYSLFVFIPALCLSVIPSQIVRWVIAGVAGFMSATFVALNLRNHIKSAGERWFLIVVGIFLLQLALALVLKLYLFTVTV, translated from the exons ATGATGTCAAGCAATTATACTCCCATTGATAGTCAAAACGTTACCGGATCTGTTCct GCTGCGGCGGAATCGTCTGGCCACGTCACCGTCAAATTCGCCG ATACATTCTCAAAAACAGCAAGTGGATCTGATGATGACCAGCAAGGGGGCTGGTTTCGGACTTTCTCTATAGCTGCTTATAAGCCCTACTTCGATGTTGATACTTCTGATGTGGTAGAAAGGATCATAGATTCACTCTTTCCTTTCCGAGGAAGTTTCAATGAGAAAACTGCTGACCGGCCAGATtt GTACGGGCCATTCTGGATATGCACTAGTTTAATATTCGTAGCAGCTTCCATTGGCACATTTGTTACATACTTGTCACACAAGCTACAGAAAAAGGAATGGGACTACGATATCAATTTGGTGACTTGGTCTGCTGGCTTGTTCTATGGCTACGTCACCATAGTTCCTGTTGGATTGTATCTCATTCTCAAATACTTCTCTGCCCCATCTGGCCTTGTCCAGCTGTTTTGTCTCTATGGCTACTCCCTATTTGTTTTCATTCCTGCTCTG TGTCTCTCTGTTATTCCATCACAGATAGTCAGATGGGTGATTGCCGGTGTAGCGGGGTTCATGTCTGCAACCTTTGTTGCACTGAATCTCAGAAACCACATAAAGTCTGCTGGTGAGAGATGGTTCCTGATTGTGGTCGGGATATTCCTGTTGCAGCTGGCTCTTGCCTTGGTGTTGAAGCTTTACCTCTTCACTGTCACAGTATGA
- the LOC113732813 gene encoding uncharacterized protein isoform X1, translated as MMSSNYTPIDSQNVTGSVPAAAESSGHVTVKFADSNLQTFPPIAPQGKISSGSGPPRDADDTFSKTASGSDDDQQGGWFRTFSIAAYKPYFDVDTSDVVERIIDSLFPFRGSFNEKTADRPDLYGPFWICTSLIFVAASIGTFVTYLSHKLQKKEWDYDINLVTWSAGLFYGYVTIVPVGLYLILKYFSAPSGLVQLFCLYGYSLFVFIPALCLSVIPSQIVRWVIAGVAGFMSATFVALNLRNHIKSAGERWFLIVVGIFLLQLALALVLKLYLFTVTV; from the exons ATGATGTCAAGCAATTATACTCCCATTGATAGTCAAAACGTTACCGGATCTGTTCct GCTGCGGCGGAATCGTCTGGCCACGTCACCGTCAAATTCGCCG ACTCGAATTTGCAGACATTTCCACCTATCGCACCGCAGGGCAAGATCTCCAGTGGCTCTGGACCTCCCCGCGATGCTGATG ATACATTCTCAAAAACAGCAAGTGGATCTGATGATGACCAGCAAGGGGGCTGGTTTCGGACTTTCTCTATAGCTGCTTATAAGCCCTACTTCGATGTTGATACTTCTGATGTGGTAGAAAGGATCATAGATTCACTCTTTCCTTTCCGAGGAAGTTTCAATGAGAAAACTGCTGACCGGCCAGATtt GTACGGGCCATTCTGGATATGCACTAGTTTAATATTCGTAGCAGCTTCCATTGGCACATTTGTTACATACTTGTCACACAAGCTACAGAAAAAGGAATGGGACTACGATATCAATTTGGTGACTTGGTCTGCTGGCTTGTTCTATGGCTACGTCACCATAGTTCCTGTTGGATTGTATCTCATTCTCAAATACTTCTCTGCCCCATCTGGCCTTGTCCAGCTGTTTTGTCTCTATGGCTACTCCCTATTTGTTTTCATTCCTGCTCTG TGTCTCTCTGTTATTCCATCACAGATAGTCAGATGGGTGATTGCCGGTGTAGCGGGGTTCATGTCTGCAACCTTTGTTGCACTGAATCTCAGAAACCACATAAAGTCTGCTGGTGAGAGATGGTTCCTGATTGTGGTCGGGATATTCCTGTTGCAGCTGGCTCTTGCCTTGGTGTTGAAGCTTTACCTCTTCACTGTCACAGTATGA